From the Cyanobacteria bacterium FACHB-DQ100 genome, one window contains:
- a CDS encoding methyltransferase domain-containing protein, which translates to MSDSQTISAAVAALYNTYPFPPEPLLDEPPPGYNWRWNWLAAYSFCTGQKPTRQDVRILDAGCGTGVGTEYLVHLNPQAHVTGIDLSSGALSVAQERCQRSGADRVEFHHLSLYDADQLSGQFDLINCVGVLHHLPDPIRGIRSLSAKLAPGGLMHIFVYSELGRHEIQLMQEAIALLQSDRSNYREGVAIGRQLFASLPPNNRLVRREQERWSMENTRDECFADMYVHPQEVDYNIHTLFELIDASGLEFLGFSNPRQWEASRLFNHPELLERAEHLSDRERYRLIELLDPESVTHYEFFLSKGELPRSDWSSDEALLNAIPERSPCMDGWESRCLFNYDYQIINLSEDEFAFLKACDGNQTRSVKDILSEVSLSLELVRSLQSQQLILLSP; encoded by the coding sequence ATGTCAGACTCTCAAACGATTAGTGCTGCGGTTGCTGCGCTTTATAATACGTATCCTTTTCCCCCAGAGCCTTTATTAGATGAGCCACCGCCCGGATATAACTGGCGCTGGAATTGGCTTGCTGCTTACAGTTTTTGCACCGGACAAAAACCAACTCGCCAAGATGTCCGAATTTTAGACGCAGGCTGTGGAACAGGTGTAGGGACTGAATATCTCGTTCACTTAAATCCCCAGGCTCATGTCACTGGAATTGATCTGAGTTCGGGAGCTTTGTCGGTTGCACAAGAACGCTGTCAACGATCGGGAGCCGATCGTGTCGAGTTCCATCACCTCAGCCTTTACGATGCGGATCAATTGTCAGGACAGTTTGACTTAATCAACTGCGTTGGAGTTCTGCACCATTTACCCGATCCGATTCGGGGGATTCGATCGCTCTCTGCCAAACTTGCGCCCGGTGGATTGATGCACATCTTTGTGTATTCAGAATTGGGACGACATGAAATTCAACTAATGCAAGAAGCGATCGCGCTGTTGCAGTCTGATCGCTCGAATTACCGGGAAGGAGTCGCGATCGGGCGACAACTTTTCGCGTCGTTGCCTCCGAATAATCGTCTGGTGCGCCGGGAGCAGGAGCGCTGGTCGATGGAAAACACGCGAGATGAATGTTTTGCCGATATGTATGTGCATCCGCAAGAAGTCGATTACAACATTCATACATTGTTTGAGTTGATTGATGCTTCGGGCTTAGAATTCCTGGGCTTTTCTAATCCGCGTCAGTGGGAAGCGTCGCGATTGTTCAATCATCCCGAATTATTAGAACGGGCAGAACACCTGAGCGATCGAGAACGATACCGCTTGATTGAACTGCTCGATCCAGAGTCCGTGACTCACTATGAATTCTTTCTGAGTAAAGGAGAGTTACCGCGATCGGACTGGAGTTCCGACGAAGCGCTGTTGAATGCTATTCCTGAGCGGAGCCCTTGTATGGATGGTTGGGAAAGTCGCTGTTTGTTTAACTACGACTACCAAATCATTAACTTGTCCGAGGATGAGTTTGCATTTCTCAAGGCTTGCGACGGCAATCAAACGCGATCTGTGAAAGACATTCTCTCTGAAGTTTCGCTTTCATTGGAGTTGGTACGATCGCTGCAATCACAGCAATTGATCTTACTCAGTCCATAA
- a CDS encoding phasin family protein yields the protein MDNNNWITQLLMLGVGTTSLVTERLKQVGDQWVKDGKLDPEQAKGFVDDLMTQLKTEQGGFEAQMQRQLRNMLMDLGVPRQAEMDELRGRLDRLERQLRDLENKLWK from the coding sequence ATGGATAACAATAATTGGATCACGCAGCTTCTGATGTTGGGTGTGGGGACAACTTCTCTGGTTACCGAAAGACTCAAACAAGTGGGTGATCAGTGGGTAAAAGACGGCAAGCTAGACCCTGAGCAAGCAAAGGGCTTTGTTGATGATTTGATGACTCAATTGAAAACCGAGCAGGGCGGATTTGAAGCTCAGATGCAGCGTCAGCTTCGCAATATGCTGATGGATCTCGGTGTACCGCGTCAAGCCGAGATGGATGAATTGCGGGGACGACTCGATCGCTTAGAACGCCAACTGCGCGATTTAGAAAATAAGCTCTGGAAATAG
- a CDS encoding FKBP-type peptidyl-prolyl cis-trans isomerase — MREILISFGVMVVCVVLLIVAQVTGSRDSAIAANLTETETAPVVQVAQAADLKPMTTPNAENKETVTTASGLKYTEVVEGTGATPQEGQVVTVHYTGTLTDGTKFDSSRDRGQPFKFKIGVGQVIKGWDEGVGTMKVGGRRMLEIPPDLGYGSRGIGPIPPNATLLFDVELLKVG, encoded by the coding sequence ATGAGAGAGATTTTGATCAGTTTTGGTGTAATGGTGGTTTGCGTAGTGCTGCTGATTGTGGCACAAGTAACGGGTTCGCGGGACAGTGCGATCGCGGCAAACCTAACCGAAACCGAGACTGCTCCTGTTGTTCAAGTGGCTCAAGCTGCTGATCTTAAACCTATGACAACTCCTAACGCAGAGAATAAAGAAACGGTCACAACAGCTTCTGGACTGAAATACACCGAGGTTGTTGAAGGAACGGGCGCAACGCCCCAAGAAGGCCAAGTCGTAACGGTGCATTATACGGGCACGTTAACCGACGGTACGAAGTTTGATAGCTCTCGCGATCGGGGTCAGCCGTTTAAGTTCAAAATCGGCGTAGGTCAGGTGATCAAGGGCTGGGATGAAGGAGTCGGCACGATGAAAGTCGGCGGACGAAGAATGCTGGAGATTCCACCAGACTTAGGTTATGGCAGTCGCGGCATTGGCCCGATTCCACCGAATGCGACGCTGCTCTTTGATGTGGAATTGCTTAAGGTTGGCTAA
- a CDS encoding high light inducible protein yields the protein MEKKAKFGFTNFAESWNGRLAMLGLAIGLATELMTGKGILAQLGLM from the coding sequence ATGGAGAAAAAGGCAAAGTTTGGGTTTACCAATTTCGCTGAAAGCTGGAATGGTCGCTTGGCTATGCTTGGCTTGGCGATCGGTCTTGCGACTGAGCTAATGACCGGAAAAGGCATTCTCGCTCAGTTGGGCTTGATGTAA
- a CDS encoding Gldg family protein has product MKRRLNFVKFLILPGAMLILAGISAGIISGAWGAIPTGLIIAGIVVIGLWMLLIGRFKDPLEPSFWRRRSTQASTNAIVSTIAVLVILGLINFLAVRSAQRIDLTESRLFTLSPESQQVLREMQQGVKVWVFSSDRNPQDVDLLENYQRRTPKFTFEYIDPQTNPGLAQAFGIKNAGDNRDVFIELQSSKRRQFLQSISSQARLSENRVTNGILQITSDRRSKAYFLQGHGEKSLTDGEGAISNSVKALEEKNFTSAPLNLAQLGKVPADASVVLVVGATRALAEGEVKALQDYSNQGGNLLIAIDPNIKSGLDALLGTWGVKLDDRIAINAPDQRLTNAGPAVSVVTQYGAHPITKDFGNGISFYPIARPIDITQTPGIQATPLLLTDPQSWAESNIKQQPLKLDGGDRPGPLAIGVALERIVTPTVSPSPSPSPSPTASPSPSPTASPAKPARMIIFGNSTFVVNGFFNQQLNGDVFLNSVTWLSQDQLQPLSIRPKEVRNRRIVLTNEQAVLIGFLALGLVPLFGFVSAGVVWWQRR; this is encoded by the coding sequence ATGAAAAGACGCTTAAATTTCGTAAAATTTCTGATTCTACCGGGCGCAATGCTAATTCTTGCAGGCATTTCCGCTGGGATTATCTCTGGAGCTTGGGGAGCGATTCCAACCGGATTGATCATCGCAGGAATTGTAGTAATCGGCTTGTGGATGTTACTAATTGGACGCTTCAAAGATCCATTAGAGCCAAGCTTTTGGAGAAGACGATCGACGCAAGCCAGCACCAATGCGATCGTGAGTACGATCGCGGTTCTCGTGATTCTTGGTTTGATTAACTTCCTCGCAGTCCGATCGGCACAACGAATTGATTTAACCGAATCTCGACTGTTCACGCTGTCGCCCGAATCTCAGCAAGTTTTGCGAGAAATGCAGCAAGGCGTAAAAGTTTGGGTGTTCTCCAGCGATCGCAATCCTCAAGATGTCGATTTACTGGAAAACTATCAGCGCAGAACGCCGAAATTTACCTTTGAGTACATTGATCCTCAGACAAATCCAGGTCTAGCGCAAGCGTTTGGGATTAAGAATGCAGGCGATAATCGCGATGTGTTTATCGAACTGCAATCGAGCAAGCGCCGCCAATTTCTGCAAAGCATTTCCTCGCAAGCTAGACTTTCTGAAAATCGTGTCACGAATGGAATTTTGCAGATTACCAGCGATCGACGGTCTAAAGCCTATTTCCTTCAAGGTCACGGAGAAAAATCGCTCACCGATGGAGAAGGGGCAATTTCTAACTCGGTCAAAGCTTTAGAAGAAAAGAACTTTACCAGCGCACCGCTCAATCTGGCTCAACTGGGGAAAGTGCCAGCGGATGCTTCTGTGGTTCTCGTTGTCGGTGCGACTCGCGCCCTGGCAGAAGGTGAAGTGAAAGCCCTCCAAGATTACTCAAATCAGGGTGGAAATTTGCTCATTGCGATCGACCCCAACATTAAATCGGGTCTCGATGCGCTGCTTGGAACTTGGGGAGTCAAACTCGACGATCGCATTGCCATTAACGCACCCGATCAGCGATTAACCAACGCAGGCCCTGCTGTGTCTGTCGTCACGCAATACGGTGCTCACCCTATCACCAAAGACTTTGGCAACGGTATTTCGTTCTACCCGATCGCACGTCCGATCGACATTACGCAAACCCCAGGCATTCAAGCGACCCCACTTCTGCTAACCGATCCCCAAAGCTGGGCAGAATCCAACATCAAGCAGCAACCCCTTAAGCTAGACGGCGGCGATCGACCAGGACCTTTAGCGATTGGAGTTGCTTTAGAGCGCATCGTTACGCCGACTGTTTCCCCGTCTCCCTCCCCTAGTCCAAGCCCGACTGCCTCCCCTTCTCCAAGCCCCACAGCCTCACCTGCCAAACCCGCGAGAATGATCATTTTCGGCAATTCCACCTTTGTCGTCAACGGCTTTTTCAATCAGCAGCTTAATGGCGATGTTTTTCTCAATTCCGTTACCTGGCTGAGTCAAGACCAACTCCAGCCGCTCTCCATTCGTCCCAAAGAAGTGAGAAATCGCCGCATTGTTCTCACCAATGAACAAGCTGTGCTGATTGGATTTTTAGCGTTAGGACTTGTGCCCTTATTCGGCTTTGTGAGTGCTGGTGTGGTTTGGTGGCAAAGGCGCTAA
- a CDS encoding ABC transporter permease → MKTVLFNTLAIYRRELLSYFTSPLAYTIAAVFWLISGFLFTVTLDGVIQQAAQYDQAAAAGIRTAPIDIPYEFIRTILGVIGSLSLFVLPVLSMGLYAEERKRGTLELLATSPLTNWAVAVGKLLGVMTFFFTMSLPLLLYEAIALSNINPPIQLNVLLLGHAGLLLLAGAVLSLGMFMSSLTDSTIVAAIFTFALVMALWVVDLVAKNFGGAIGEAIGHLSLLKHYTNLIQGIVDTSSLVVFASYIFLGIFLTAQSIDTFRFQRS, encoded by the coding sequence ATGAAGACAGTTCTATTCAACACTTTGGCGATCTATCGGCGAGAATTGCTCAGCTACTTCACGTCGCCCTTAGCGTATACGATCGCAGCCGTGTTCTGGCTGATTTCTGGCTTTCTGTTTACAGTAACGCTCGATGGAGTGATCCAACAGGCAGCCCAGTACGATCAAGCCGCCGCCGCAGGAATTAGAACGGCTCCGATCGACATCCCTTATGAATTCATCCGCACGATCTTAGGAGTGATTGGTTCACTATCACTGTTTGTATTACCCGTTCTATCGATGGGGCTATATGCAGAAGAGCGCAAGCGCGGCACCTTAGAATTGCTAGCGACATCACCCTTAACGAATTGGGCGGTTGCAGTGGGGAAATTACTGGGTGTGATGACGTTTTTCTTTACGATGTCATTACCGTTACTGCTATATGAAGCGATCGCGCTCTCAAATATTAATCCACCGATTCAACTTAATGTTCTATTGCTGGGTCATGCTGGGTTGCTTCTACTGGCTGGAGCAGTCTTGTCGTTAGGAATGTTTATGTCATCTTTAACAGATAGTACGATCGTTGCTGCAATTTTCACATTCGCGTTAGTCATGGCGTTGTGGGTTGTGGATTTAGTGGCAAAAAATTTTGGGGGTGCGATTGGAGAAGCGATCGGACATTTATCCTTACTAAAACACTATACAAACCTGATCCAAGGCATTGTTGATACCAGTAGTCTTGTGGTGTTTGCAAGCTACATTTTTCTTGGAATTTTTCTGACGGCTCAATCGATCGATACCTTCCGTTTCCAGCGTTCCTAG
- a CDS encoding ABC transporter ATP-binding protein, with protein MIEVEHLSKVYGSTAAIEDVTFSVAAGEILGFLGPNGAGKTTTMRILSGYLPASRGTAKVAGFEVHENLMAVRQKIGYLPETPPLYPEMTVQGFLNFVAQIKGVSAGDRPTRIQTALEKTGLVDKRKTLIRKLSKGYRQRVGIAQAIVHDPPVIILDEPTVGLDPRQIIEVRNLIKQLAGDHTVILSTHILPEVSMTCDRVTIINRGQVVATNTPDQLMAQLNRGLGYELDVEGNWNAIEQCLNLVENVQSIEQLSGSDQRYRIRVISQSETEPGREIAGVLVRNGVGLYEMRRMQASLEDVFLELTTEEKPVEDAIEGEPEA; from the coding sequence ATGATCGAAGTTGAGCATCTCAGCAAAGTTTATGGTTCAACCGCAGCGATCGAGGATGTAACTTTTTCGGTCGCGGCAGGCGAAATTCTCGGTTTTTTAGGGCCTAACGGTGCTGGAAAAACCACCACGATGCGAATTCTGTCGGGCTATCTGCCAGCGAGCCGAGGAACGGCAAAAGTTGCAGGGTTTGAGGTGCATGAGAATTTGATGGCGGTGCGGCAGAAGATCGGATATTTGCCGGAAACGCCGCCGCTTTACCCTGAGATGACAGTTCAGGGATTTCTCAACTTTGTCGCGCAGATTAAGGGCGTGAGTGCGGGCGATCGTCCGACTCGAATTCAAACCGCATTGGAAAAAACCGGATTAGTAGACAAACGCAAAACGCTGATTCGTAAGCTGTCTAAAGGGTACCGGCAACGGGTCGGAATTGCTCAAGCGATCGTGCATGATCCCCCTGTAATTATTCTCGACGAACCCACGGTCGGACTTGATCCACGCCAAATTATCGAAGTGCGGAATTTAATCAAGCAACTCGCGGGCGATCACACCGTTATTCTCTCAACGCACATTCTCCCAGAAGTGAGTATGACCTGCGATCGCGTCACGATTATTAATCGCGGTCAAGTCGTCGCAACCAATACGCCGGATCAGTTAATGGCGCAACTCAATCGCGGTTTGGGCTACGAGTTAGATGTGGAGGGCAATTGGAACGCGATCGAGCAGTGCTTAAACTTAGTTGAAAATGTGCAATCGATCGAGCAACTCTCAGGTTCAGATCAACGTTATCGCATTCGTGTAATATCGCAATCCGAAACAGAACCAGGACGGGAGATTGCCGGTGTCTTAGTGCGAAATGGGGTTGGACTGTATGAGATGCGACGAATGCAAGCCAGCTTAGAAGATGTGTTTTTAGAGCTAACGACCGAAGAGAAACCTGTAGAAGACGCGATTGAGGGAGAGCCAGAAGCATGA
- a CDS encoding ABC transporter permease, with amino-acid sequence MFRFFTKFDYLWRETWLGLRRGGWMNWAAVSMVTVLLFLFGMSLQASWQLESLLTQFGSQLEVSAYLETGVAADVLRSVVEKLPEVASVQDVSKEQAWSGLVQELGLSNLKDATQQLQGNPLVDELRVKARSSEAVPALAEKLKNIRGVEEVQYVSEAVQRMAQLSRGFNSMSTAIIGLLTATAIAVINTTIRLIVLARRKEIEVMQLVGATRSWIYLPFLTQGVVFGIAGSAIAFMLIQAIGKFIRHQLSGQAEFVQFLTTGAVRPIEAIALPLILLAFGAMVGFVGSVLAVRRFARI; translated from the coding sequence ATGTTTCGGTTCTTCACCAAGTTCGATTATTTGTGGCGTGAGACGTGGCTGGGCTTGCGGCGTGGCGGCTGGATGAATTGGGCAGCGGTGAGTATGGTGACGGTGCTGCTGTTTTTGTTTGGCATGAGTTTACAGGCTTCTTGGCAGTTGGAGAGCTTGCTGACTCAGTTTGGCAGTCAGCTTGAGGTTTCTGCTTATTTAGAAACTGGGGTGGCGGCGGATGTGCTGCGATCTGTGGTGGAAAAATTGCCGGAAGTGGCTTCGGTGCAGGATGTTTCTAAAGAGCAAGCCTGGAGTGGTTTGGTGCAAGAGTTGGGTTTGTCAAACTTAAAAGATGCAACGCAGCAGCTTCAAGGCAATCCGCTGGTGGATGAGTTACGGGTGAAGGCGCGATCGTCGGAGGCGGTTCCGGCTTTAGCGGAGAAATTAAAGAACATTCGCGGGGTCGAAGAGGTTCAGTATGTGAGCGAAGCGGTTCAGAGAATGGCTCAACTGAGTCGGGGATTTAATTCGATGAGCACCGCCATTATTGGGTTGCTGACGGCAACGGCGATCGCGGTGATCAATACGACGATTCGATTGATTGTGTTGGCGCGTCGCAAAGAGATTGAAGTGATGCAGCTTGTCGGCGCAACTCGAAGCTGGATCTATTTGCCGTTTCTGACTCAGGGTGTGGTGTTTGGGATTGCAGGATCGGCGATCGCTTTTATGCTGATTCAGGCGATCGGAAAATTTATCCGGCATCAATTGAGCGGACAAGCGGAGTTTGTGCAGTTTTTGACGACTGGGGCAGTTAGACCAATCGAGGCGATCGCGCTGCCGTTGATTCTATTGGCGTTTGGCGCAATGGTTGGATTTGTGGGTAGTGTGTTGGCAGTGCGGCGATTTGCCAGGATTTGA
- the def gene encoding peptide deformylase, translating to MPSSVLVEKKKLDNPPLQMHHMGDRVLRQPAKRVAKVDDEVREIVRQMLQTMYSEDGIGLAAPQVGIHKQIIVVDIEPDKPEVSPLVLINPVIKKSGTTTCSGQEGCLSIPGVYLDVERPEEIEVSFKDETGRMRTLAADGLLSRCIQHEIDHLNGVLFVDRVENKLALNQELKKRGFSANDVRPVG from the coding sequence ATGCCCTCCTCAGTTTTGGTTGAGAAGAAGAAATTAGACAATCCACCGTTACAGATGCACCACATGGGCGATCGCGTGTTGCGTCAGCCTGCAAAACGAGTGGCGAAGGTGGATGATGAAGTGCGCGAAATCGTCCGGCAAATGCTGCAAACCATGTACAGCGAAGACGGCATCGGGCTTGCGGCTCCTCAAGTCGGCATCCACAAGCAAATCATCGTCGTAGACATCGAGCCAGATAAACCCGAAGTTTCGCCGCTGGTGCTGATTAATCCCGTGATTAAAAAATCAGGCACGACAACCTGTAGCGGCCAAGAAGGCTGCCTCAGCATTCCCGGTGTATATCTCGATGTCGAGCGCCCAGAAGAAATTGAAGTTTCTTTCAAAGACGAAACCGGACGGATGAGAACCTTGGCGGCTGATGGATTATTGTCGCGCTGTATTCAGCACGAAATCGATCACCTGAATGGTGTTTTGTTCGTCGATCGCGTCGAAAACAAACTGGCACTGAACCAAGAACTGAAAAAACGCGGCTTCTCAGCAAATGATGTCCGTCCCGTCGGATAA
- a CDS encoding PrsW family intramembrane metalloprotease translates to MTGEISPIACLRQLSIDDPANPKLLVHSLPIDAVIAIGRDPRCQIVVDPLRFASVSRRHAEVRPSEPNAGERPAWWICDLNSSNGTYLNGQQLRGCQLLQPGDRVSLGNDGPEYIFEYLVEFNREVAVATQQEAISPSLTPADPVTLTQLFPIVSTGRELTHKAFLVPSVVTIVFVVGLFVAVGQPLLFNRLLAGYIALVGFYFVYRLCGKRKPWWVMALSAMGTYFLLRSPVLPLFVALFREVLPGQVPTPGEPINPLMLFIRMFFGAGLMEELLKALPLGALFLIGRVLPAPWNDRVGIREPLDGILLGAASAVGFTLIETLGQYVPDMIQTTSLQLGTGWDQLRGLQVLIPRLLGATAGHMAYSGYFGYFIGLAVLKSRQSWLILLIGYLTASGLHALWNVMGSVSEILLALVGMVSYAFLAAAILKARSISPTRSQNFATRLKS, encoded by the coding sequence ATGACGGGCGAAATTAGTCCGATCGCTTGCCTGCGGCAACTGTCGATCGACGATCCTGCAAATCCCAAATTACTGGTACATTCCCTACCCATCGACGCAGTAATCGCGATCGGGCGTGATCCTCGCTGTCAAATTGTCGTCGATCCGCTGCGGTTTGCCTCGGTTTCGCGTCGTCATGCTGAAGTGCGACCCAGTGAACCAAATGCCGGAGAACGCCCAGCCTGGTGGATTTGTGACCTCAACAGTTCTAATGGCACCTATCTAAATGGACAGCAATTGCGAGGATGTCAGCTTTTGCAGCCGGGCGATCGCGTGTCTTTGGGCAATGATGGACCTGAATATATTTTTGAGTATCTGGTAGAGTTCAATCGCGAGGTCGCCGTGGCGACTCAGCAAGAAGCAATTTCTCCGTCTCTAACTCCAGCCGATCCCGTCACCTTGACGCAACTGTTTCCGATCGTTTCCACCGGACGAGAACTGACGCACAAAGCCTTCCTCGTTCCGAGCGTGGTGACGATCGTCTTTGTCGTGGGCTTATTCGTTGCGGTCGGACAGCCTTTATTATTTAACCGTCTATTAGCAGGTTACATTGCCCTAGTCGGATTTTACTTCGTCTATCGACTGTGCGGAAAGCGCAAGCCCTGGTGGGTAATGGCTCTCTCGGCCATGGGAACCTATTTCTTACTCCGGAGTCCCGTCTTACCGCTATTTGTCGCACTGTTTCGAGAAGTGCTGCCTGGACAAGTTCCAACCCCCGGAGAACCAATCAATCCGTTGATGTTATTCATTCGGATGTTCTTTGGCGCGGGACTCATGGAAGAACTGCTAAAAGCACTGCCGTTAGGTGCGTTGTTTCTAATTGGGCGCGTTCTGCCTGCTCCGTGGAACGATCGTGTCGGCATCCGGGAACCTCTGGACGGCATCCTTCTAGGAGCAGCATCCGCCGTTGGCTTTACCCTAATAGAAACTTTGGGGCAATACGTTCCCGACATGATTCAAACAACATCGCTGCAACTCGGAACCGGATGGGATCAACTGCGTGGCTTACAAGTGCTGATCCCGCGGTTATTAGGCGCAACTGCAGGACACATGGCGTATAGCGGTTACTTTGGATACTTCATAGGGCTGGCAGTCCTAAAATCGCGCCAAAGCTGGCTGATCCTGTTGATCGGTTATTTAACCGCGTCTGGACTTCACGCTCTCTGGAACGTTATGGGAAGCGTCAGCGAAATTCTTTTGGCATTAGTGGGAATGGTGTCTTACGCCTTTCTGGCTGCCGCAATCCTTAAAGCCCGGAGCATATCACCCACGCGATCGCAGAACTTCGCTACTCGCCTAAAATCCTAG
- a CDS encoding ATP-binding protein encodes MSQPKLTKRVSTALVNALSAGVVPRVGLEHIAVGREKEIAAIRQDFEHIANGGAAFRFVIGRYGAGKSFTLQLIRNLAMESGFVVADADITPDRRLTGSQGAGVATYRELMRNLATKSRPEGGALTIILERWIAAIQAQVAQETGMKPNEEGFDQQVEARIRLVTQDVADLVNGFDFATVIIAYWTGYRSDDDTKKESALRWLRGEFSTKTEAKAALGVRVIIDDDSWYDYIKLIARFAADIDYKGLIVILDEVVHLSKIPTAIARQNNYDKLLAMFNDAMQGKVSHLGTLIGGTPQFLEDPRRGLYSDPAWQRRTAQSRVVQSDAIDTSAPVIHLDPLNDSELQGLLQRIAIVFFTHYELNKQLTSDEISRFIAAVRSGRVGTETRLTPGEIIRDFMTALNLIQQNPQLKFNELINTQQYQSATVRTTQPATDDEFAEFTL; translated from the coding sequence ATGTCTCAGCCTAAACTTACAAAGCGTGTTTCAACTGCCTTAGTCAATGCTCTAAGTGCAGGCGTTGTGCCGCGAGTGGGTTTAGAGCATATTGCTGTGGGACGCGAAAAGGAAATTGCCGCAATTCGCCAAGATTTTGAGCATATCGCGAATGGCGGTGCGGCGTTTCGATTTGTGATTGGGCGGTATGGAGCCGGGAAAAGTTTCACGCTGCAACTGATTCGCAATTTGGCGATGGAAAGCGGATTTGTGGTTGCAGATGCGGACATCACACCTGATCGACGCTTAACGGGAAGCCAAGGGGCAGGAGTCGCAACTTACCGTGAACTGATGCGAAATTTGGCGACTAAAAGCCGTCCTGAAGGCGGGGCATTGACGATTATTCTGGAACGCTGGATTGCGGCAATTCAAGCGCAAGTGGCACAAGAAACCGGAATGAAGCCGAATGAAGAAGGCTTTGATCAGCAAGTCGAAGCGCGGATTCGATTGGTGACTCAGGATGTTGCGGATTTAGTCAATGGGTTTGATTTCGCGACGGTGATTATTGCGTATTGGACGGGATATCGATCGGATGATGACACGAAAAAAGAATCGGCACTGCGTTGGCTACGAGGAGAGTTTTCAACCAAAACCGAAGCAAAAGCAGCGTTAGGGGTTCGGGTAATCATTGATGACGATTCTTGGTATGACTACATTAAATTAATCGCTCGATTTGCGGCAGATATTGATTACAAAGGCTTGATTGTGATTCTTGATGAAGTGGTGCATTTATCGAAGATTCCAACTGCGATCGCACGTCAAAACAATTACGATAAGCTCCTTGCAATGTTCAACGATGCGATGCAAGGTAAAGTCAGCCACTTAGGAACGTTGATTGGTGGAACACCGCAGTTTTTAGAAGATCCGCGACGGGGATTGTATAGCGATCCGGCTTGGCAGCGTCGAACGGCGCAAAGTCGCGTGGTGCAATCGGATGCGATCGACACTAGTGCTCCAGTGATTCATCTTGACCCGCTGAATGATTCTGAACTTCAGGGGTTATTGCAGCGAATTGCGATCGTCTTTTTTACTCACTATGAGTTGAACAAGCAGTTAACTTCGGATGAAATTTCTCGATTTATCGCAGCAGTACGGAGTGGCAGAGTCGGAACTGAAACGCGACTCACTCCAGGCGAAATTATTCGCGATTTTATGACCGCATTGAATCTGATACAACAAAATCCGCAGCTCAAATTCAATGAACTAATTAATACTCAGCAATACCAATCTGCAACAGTCAGAACAACACAACCCGCAACAGATGACGAATTTGCTGAATTCACGCTTTAA
- a CDS encoding DUF29 domain-containing protein has translation MTQATQRLLYETDYVQWIETTVERLRNGDYDSVDWENLLDEIEDMARSQRRSLKSNLIVVLLHLLKWQYQSEKRSGCWESSLLEHRHRLQDDIQDSPSLKPYLETILAESYIRATKQAKAETGLPLQTFPSECPYDVASILDDDFLPN, from the coding sequence ATGACTCAGGCAACACAACGGCTGCTTTATGAAACAGATTACGTACAGTGGATTGAGACGACCGTTGAACGTCTGCGAAATGGCGACTATGACAGTGTTGATTGGGAGAACTTGCTCGATGAGATTGAAGACATGGCGCGAAGTCAGCGACGCAGTTTGAAAAGCAATTTAATTGTTGTGTTGCTGCATCTGCTGAAATGGCAGTATCAGTCTGAGAAACGCAGTGGTTGCTGGGAATCAAGCTTGTTAGAACATCGACATCGGCTTCAAGATGACATTCAAGACTCTCCCAGTCTCAAGCCTTATCTTGAAACGATTCTTGCCGAGTCGTACATCAGAGCAACAAAACAGGCAAAAGCTGAAACAGGTTTACCATTACAAACCTTTCCTAGTGAATGCCCTTATGATGTTGCCTCGATTCTTGATGATGATTTTTTGCCCAATTGA